The proteins below come from a single Oerskovia jenensis genomic window:
- the pcrA gene encoding DNA helicase PcrA: protein MTSLFENLPLPGFDLASLGDSSRLPTTAPRWDEAPDGGGSGRAPARRGPGSSQPAGSDGHDEDGHRAGGFSHIDPDALLDGMNPQQREAVVHAGSPLLIVAGAGSGKTRVLTHRIAYLLATGRARPGEILAITFTNKAAAEMRERVESLIGPAARYMWVSTFHSACVRILRKEAAALGLKSSFSIYDAADSQRLITLVSRELNLDVKKYPARTLSNKISDLKNELIDPERYARESGASAADGAQGAGGPANAFDQVLSDVYTRYQARLAQAHALDFDDIIMTTVNLLQAFPAVAEHYRRRFRHVLVDEYQDTNHAQYVLVRELAGAESPAAENEDGTWAPGVVPPGELTVVGDADQSIYAFRGATIRNILEFEADYPNARTILLEQNYRSTQNILSAANAVISRNIDRKPKRLWTDAGAGVKIIGYVADNEHEEARFIAEEIDRLGDSDGVRPGDVAIFYRTNAQSRALEEVLIRVGLPYKVVGGTRFYERREIKDAIAYLRAVANPDDDVNLRRILNVPKRGLGDRAEALVAAFAERERISFAASLDRAEEIPGMTTRTLNPLRSFRELFHGLLDLYATGATPAEILGAVLDRSGYLAELRGSDDPQDGSRVENLAELHAVASEFTELEPEGTLTDFLERVSLVADSDQIPSSDDEGHEGKPVVDPGVVTLMTLHTAKGLEFPVVFLSGMEDGTFPHMRSLHDESELAEERRLAYVGITRARERLYISRSAVRSAWGMANEFPPSRFLDEIPEDLWDWRRKESSMATLRGPGGYTGGWGSSSGGSRGGSGSGAGGYGSGGSRNGQVRTRSVTPNPDGPKFGSATPRKEGDIPSLAIGDKVTHDAYGLGTVVAVEGAGTNAVAKIDFGADGTKRLLLRFSPVTKL, encoded by the coding sequence ATGACATCGCTCTTCGAGAACCTGCCGCTGCCCGGATTCGACCTCGCGTCCCTCGGGGACTCGTCGCGCCTGCCGACCACCGCGCCGCGGTGGGACGAGGCGCCCGACGGCGGAGGTTCCGGCCGCGCGCCGGCGCGCCGCGGTCCCGGCTCGTCCCAGCCTGCCGGGTCGGACGGGCACGACGAGGACGGCCACCGCGCGGGTGGGTTCTCGCACATCGACCCGGACGCGCTGCTCGACGGGATGAACCCGCAGCAACGTGAGGCCGTGGTGCACGCGGGCAGCCCGCTGCTCATCGTGGCGGGTGCGGGTTCGGGCAAGACCCGGGTCCTGACGCACCGCATCGCGTACCTGCTCGCGACGGGCCGGGCGCGGCCGGGCGAGATCCTCGCGATCACCTTCACCAACAAGGCCGCCGCCGAGATGCGTGAGCGCGTCGAGTCGCTCATCGGCCCCGCGGCCCGGTACATGTGGGTCTCGACGTTCCACTCGGCGTGCGTGCGGATCCTGCGCAAGGAGGCCGCGGCTCTCGGTCTCAAGTCGAGCTTCTCGATCTACGACGCGGCCGACTCGCAGCGGCTCATCACGCTCGTGAGCCGCGAGCTCAACCTGGACGTGAAGAAGTACCCGGCGCGGACGCTGTCGAACAAGATCTCGGACCTCAAGAACGAGCTGATCGACCCCGAGCGCTACGCACGGGAGAGCGGTGCGTCCGCTGCGGACGGCGCACAAGGTGCCGGGGGTCCGGCCAACGCGTTCGACCAGGTCCTCTCGGACGTCTACACGCGCTACCAGGCCCGCCTCGCGCAGGCTCACGCGCTCGACTTCGACGACATCATCATGACCACGGTCAACCTCCTCCAGGCCTTCCCGGCCGTGGCCGAGCACTACCGCCGCCGGTTCCGGCACGTCCTGGTCGACGAGTACCAGGACACCAACCACGCGCAGTACGTCCTGGTCCGCGAGCTCGCGGGTGCGGAGTCCCCGGCGGCGGAGAACGAGGACGGCACGTGGGCGCCGGGTGTCGTCCCGCCCGGGGAGCTGACCGTGGTGGGCGACGCCGACCAGTCGATCTACGCGTTCCGTGGTGCGACGATCCGCAACATCCTCGAGTTCGAGGCCGACTACCCGAACGCCCGGACCATCCTGCTCGAGCAGAACTACCGCTCGACGCAGAACATCCTCTCGGCCGCGAACGCCGTGATCTCGCGCAACATCGACCGCAAGCCCAAGCGCCTGTGGACGGACGCGGGCGCGGGCGTCAAGATCATCGGCTACGTCGCGGACAACGAGCACGAGGAGGCGCGCTTCATCGCCGAGGAGATCGACCGCCTCGGGGACTCGGACGGCGTGCGCCCGGGCGACGTCGCGATCTTCTACCGGACCAACGCCCAGTCCCGCGCGCTCGAGGAGGTGCTGATCCGCGTCGGCCTGCCGTACAAGGTCGTCGGTGGCACGCGCTTCTACGAGCGTCGTGAGATCAAGGACGCGATCGCCTACCTGCGCGCCGTCGCGAACCCGGACGACGACGTGAACCTGCGCCGCATCCTCAACGTGCCCAAGCGTGGGCTCGGCGACCGCGCCGAGGCCCTCGTCGCGGCGTTCGCCGAGCGCGAGCGCATCTCGTTCGCCGCATCCCTCGACCGCGCCGAGGAGATCCCGGGCATGACGACCCGGACACTGAACCCGCTGCGCTCGTTCCGCGAGCTGTTCCACGGGCTCCTCGATCTGTACGCGACGGGGGCGACGCCCGCGGAGATCCTGGGCGCCGTCCTCGACCGCTCGGGCTACCTCGCCGAGCTGCGGGGCAGCGACGACCCGCAGGACGGTTCGCGCGTCGAGAACCTCGCCGAGCTGCACGCGGTGGCGAGCGAGTTCACCGAGCTCGAGCCCGAGGGGACCCTCACGGACTTCCTGGAGCGGGTCTCGCTCGTCGCGGACTCGGACCAGATCCCGTCGAGCGACGACGAGGGGCACGAGGGCAAGCCCGTGGTCGACCCCGGCGTCGTGACGCTCATGACGCTGCACACGGCCAAGGGTCTCGAGTTCCCCGTGGTGTTCCTCAGCGGCATGGAGGACGGCACGTTCCCGCACATGCGCTCGCTGCACGACGAGAGCGAGCTCGCCGAGGAGCGACGCCTCGCCTACGTGGGCATCACGCGCGCCCGGGAGCGGCTCTACATCTCGCGCTCCGCGGTGCGCTCGGCGTGGGGCATGGCCAACGAGTTCCCGCCCAGCCGGTTCCTCGACGAGATCCCCGAGGACCTGTGGGACTGGCGTCGCAAGGAGTCGTCCATGGCGACCCTGCGCGGTCCGGGCGGCTACACGGGCGGGTGGGGCTCGTCGTCGGGCGGCTCGCGGGGCGGGTCGGGCTCGGGTGCGGGCGGGTACGGCTCGGGTGGCTCGCGCAACGGCCAGGTCCGCACGCGCTCGGTCACGCCCAACCCGGACGGGCCCAAGTTCGGCTCGGCGACCCCGCGCAAGGAGGGGGACATCCCCTCGCTCGCGATCGGCGACAAGGTCACGCACGACGCCTACGGGCTCGGCACGGTCGTCGCGGTCGAGGGCGCGGGCACGAACGCGGTCGCCAAGATCGACTTCGGGGCCGACGGCACCAAGCGCCTCCTGCTGCGCTTCTCGCCCGTCACCAAGCTCTAG
- a CDS encoding GNAT family N-acetyltransferase: MNAFADPVTLTGRLVRLVPLQPDHHDALVEAVRDGELWNAWYTSVPAPEEMAQYIRDKIAAREAGTANPWVVIRNADDQVVGITTFLAIDPLNRHVEIGFTWTRVSAQGTGVNPAAKLLLLTHAFDDLDAIAVEFRTHFHNRQSRAAIEGLGAKLDGVLRSQKIGYDGTLRDTVVYSITAAEWPTVRVGLEHRLRSRIEG, encoded by the coding sequence GTGAACGCCTTTGCCGACCCCGTGACCCTGACCGGCCGCCTCGTGCGCCTCGTCCCGCTGCAGCCGGACCACCACGACGCGCTCGTCGAGGCCGTGCGCGACGGCGAGCTGTGGAACGCCTGGTACACCTCGGTGCCCGCCCCCGAAGAGATGGCGCAGTACATCCGGGACAAGATCGCGGCCCGCGAGGCCGGGACCGCCAACCCGTGGGTCGTGATCCGCAACGCCGACGACCAGGTCGTCGGCATCACGACGTTCCTCGCGATCGACCCGCTCAACCGTCACGTCGAGATCGGCTTCACCTGGACCCGGGTCAGTGCCCAGGGAACGGGTGTGAACCCTGCCGCGAAGCTGCTGCTGCTCACGCACGCGTTCGACGACCTCGACGCGATCGCGGTCGAGTTCCGCACGCACTTCCACAACCGGCAGTCCCGCGCGGCGATCGAGGGCCTGGGCGCCAAGCTCGACGGGGTGCTGCGCAGCCAGAAGATCGGGTACGACGGCACGCTGCGCGACACGGTCGTCTACTCGATCACGGCCGCCGAGTGGCCGACCGTGCGCGTCGGCCTGGAGCACCGCCTGCGGTCACGGATCGAGGGCTGA
- a CDS encoding VOC family protein: MATTHFTGLHTVAVPVRDQDAALAFYRDTLGFEVRMDGDLQEGFRWIEVAPPGATVSVALVQEGQGQEAGADTGIRLATSDAAADHATLGDRGVRVEELLRWDGVPPMFSMRDLDGNVLYVTEISVG, from the coding sequence ATGGCGACGACACACTTCACGGGCCTGCACACGGTCGCGGTCCCGGTGCGCGACCAGGACGCCGCCCTGGCGTTCTACCGCGACACCCTGGGCTTCGAGGTCCGCATGGACGGCGACCTCCAGGAGGGATTCCGCTGGATCGAGGTCGCCCCGCCCGGTGCGACGGTCTCGGTCGCGCTCGTCCAGGAAGGGCAGGGGCAGGAGGCCGGGGCCGACACGGGCATCCGCCTCGCGACCTCCGACGCGGCCGCCGACCACGCGACCCTCGGCGACCGGGGGGTGCGCGTCGAGGAGCTGCTGCGCTGGGACGGCGTCCCGCCCATGTTCTCGATGCGCGACCTCGACGGCAACGTGCTCTACGTGACGGAGATCTCGGTGGGCTGA
- a CDS encoding DUF456 domain-containing protein: protein MSVVGEVVVGLVILVGLAGIVVQVLPGNTLVGGAILVWAIMTGGTGAWVCFAVAATFIVAAEASQLLLAGRHMRRADVPWSTLAWGGLAGVVGFFVIPVVGLFVGFVGAIFVAELIRRRDRRAAWRATVAALQATGITILVQLLGGLLAAATWGVGLAVT from the coding sequence GTGAGCGTCGTGGGAGAGGTCGTCGTCGGCCTGGTGATCCTGGTCGGGCTGGCCGGGATCGTGGTGCAGGTCCTGCCGGGCAACACGCTCGTGGGCGGGGCGATCCTGGTGTGGGCGATCATGACGGGCGGGACCGGGGCGTGGGTCTGCTTCGCGGTCGCCGCCACGTTCATCGTCGCCGCCGAGGCGAGCCAGCTCCTGCTGGCGGGGCGGCACATGCGTCGGGCCGACGTCCCGTGGTCGACGCTCGCCTGGGGCGGGCTCGCGGGCGTGGTCGGGTTCTTCGTCATCCCCGTGGTCGGCCTGTTCGTCGGCTTCGTGGGCGCGATCTTCGTGGCCGAGCTCATCCGCCGACGTGACCGTCGTGCGGCCTGGCGGGCGACCGTCGCCGCGCTGCAGGCCACGGGCATCACGATCCTGGTCCAGCTCCTGGGCGGGCTGCTCGCGGCCGCGACGTGGGGCGTGGGCCTGGCGGTCACGTGA
- a CDS encoding nitrite/sulfite reductase — MTPPNTATDATPVAGQPAGSSTTAPTGAPTTPPDAAARPERPARPARVARPNGQWAVDGKEPLNGNEKWKQEDGGLSVRQRIEDVYSREGFDSITGDDLHGRFRWWGLYTQRKPGIDGGRTAALEPHELEDKYFMLRVRIDGGAVTTEQLRVIADISRDFGRDSADITDRQNIQLHWVEVEDVPEIWRRLESVGLQTTEACGDVPRVVLGSPVAGIAADELIDPARVIKEITDKYIGVPELANLPRKFKTAVTGHPSQDVVHEINDVGFVALEHPELGVGFDLWVGGGLSANPRLGERLGAFVTEEQVADVWHGVVQIFRDYGYRRLRNKARLKFLLADWGPAKFREVLETEYLGFALPDGPPAPQPNQPGDHIGVHKQKDGLNYVGAAPYVGRVSGSILAAVADLAESAGSHRVRFTPHQKLLVLDVPDEHLERVVSGLKEHGLDANPSPFRRSTIACTGIEYCKLAIVETKAAASRAIDDLEKRLGDLSAMKPLSLHINGCPNSCARIQTADIGLKGQLVMDDDGNQVPGFQVHLGGGLTSDDRAEAGLGRTVRGLKVTNDDLPEYVERVVRQFEKEKEGEESFAQWAHRADEESLR, encoded by the coding sequence ATGACGCCGCCGAACACCGCCACTGACGCGACCCCGGTCGCCGGTCAGCCGGCAGGCAGCAGCACCACCGCACCCACTGGTGCCCCCACCACGCCGCCCGACGCCGCCGCCCGCCCCGAGCGTCCGGCCCGCCCCGCGCGCGTGGCCCGGCCCAACGGCCAGTGGGCCGTCGACGGCAAGGAGCCGCTCAACGGCAACGAGAAGTGGAAGCAGGAGGACGGTGGGCTCTCGGTGCGTCAGCGCATCGAGGACGTCTACTCCCGCGAGGGCTTCGACTCGATCACGGGCGACGACCTGCACGGTCGCTTCCGCTGGTGGGGCCTGTACACGCAGCGCAAGCCCGGGATCGACGGCGGGCGCACCGCGGCGCTCGAGCCGCACGAGCTCGAGGACAAGTACTTCATGCTCCGCGTGCGCATCGACGGCGGCGCGGTCACGACCGAGCAGCTGCGCGTCATCGCGGACATCTCGCGCGACTTCGGCCGCGACAGCGCCGACATCACGGACCGCCAGAACATCCAGCTCCACTGGGTCGAGGTCGAGGACGTGCCCGAGATCTGGCGCCGGCTCGAGTCGGTCGGCCTGCAGACCACGGAGGCGTGCGGCGACGTCCCGCGCGTCGTCCTGGGCAGCCCGGTCGCCGGGATCGCCGCGGACGAGCTGATCGACCCCGCGCGGGTCATCAAGGAGATCACCGACAAGTACATCGGCGTCCCCGAGCTCGCGAACCTGCCCCGCAAGTTCAAGACCGCCGTGACGGGCCACCCGTCCCAGGACGTGGTCCACGAGATCAACGACGTGGGCTTCGTCGCGCTCGAGCACCCCGAGCTCGGAGTCGGCTTCGACCTGTGGGTCGGCGGGGGCCTGTCCGCCAACCCCCGGCTCGGCGAGCGCCTCGGCGCGTTCGTCACCGAGGAGCAGGTGGCCGACGTGTGGCACGGGGTCGTCCAGATCTTCCGCGACTACGGCTACCGCCGGCTGCGCAACAAGGCCCGCCTGAAGTTCCTGCTCGCCGACTGGGGACCCGCGAAGTTCCGCGAGGTCCTCGAGACCGAGTACCTCGGCTTCGCGCTCCCCGACGGCCCGCCCGCCCCGCAGCCGAACCAGCCGGGCGACCACATCGGCGTGCACAAGCAGAAGGACGGCCTCAACTACGTCGGCGCCGCCCCCTACGTCGGACGTGTCTCGGGCAGCATCCTCGCGGCCGTCGCCGACCTCGCGGAGTCCGCCGGGTCGCACCGCGTGCGCTTCACCCCGCACCAGAAGCTGCTCGTGCTCGACGTCCCCGACGAGCACCTCGAACGCGTCGTGTCGGGACTCAAGGAGCACGGGCTCGACGCGAACCCGAGCCCGTTCCGCCGCAGCACCATCGCCTGCACGGGCATCGAGTACTGCAAGCTCGCGATCGTCGAGACCAAGGCAGCGGCGAGCCGTGCGATCGACGACCTCGAGAAGCGTCTCGGCGACCTCTCCGCGATGAAGCCGCTCTCGCTGCACATCAACGGCTGCCCCAACTCGTGCGCCCGCATCCAGACCGCGGACATCGGCCTCAAGGGTCAGCTCGTGATGGACGACGACGGCAACCAGGTCCCCGGCTTCCAGGTCCACCTGGGCGGCGGCCTGACCTCGGACGACCGCGCGGAGGCCGGACTCGGCCGCACCGTGCGCGGCCTCAAGGTCACCAACGACGACCTGCCCGAGTACGTCGAGCGCGTCGTGCGCCAGTTCGAGAAGGAGAAGGAGGGCGAGGAGAGCTTCGCCCAGTGGGCGCACCGCGCGGACGAGGAGTCGCTGCGATGA